The Rhododendron vialii isolate Sample 1 chromosome 6a, ASM3025357v1 genome includes a window with the following:
- the LOC131328500 gene encoding uncharacterized protein LOC131328500 has product MEAALEIGVEVLEVVGDSNLVVSQANGEWKVTFTHVPRMKNRFADALATLASMLELPIGVKLRPVMIEQRGKHMYDYVMNIDELDDGLPWFYDIRNIVEKWELPMDSTKKDRIALQRLASQYIICGGQLYRRSPCGVHKLLHRVRTPMPQVLDSCQPYPCSALGVALDGNAMAILRLGH; this is encoded by the exons atggaagccgcattggagattggtgtcGAGGTGCTAGAAGTCGTCGGAGACTCCAACCTGGTCGTATCGCAAGCAAacggagaatggaag gtaaccttCACGCATGTACCAAGGATGAAGAACCGCTTCGCAGATGCCCTGGCCACTTTAgcatccatgctggaacttccaattggGGTGAAGCTAAGGCCTGTCATGATTGAGCAGAGGGGAAAACATATGTACGACTATGTCATGAACATCGACGAACTGGACGATGGACTCCCTTGGTTCTACGATATCCGGAATATCGTCGAGAAATGGGAGTTACCTATGGATTCAACTAAGAAAGATCGGATCGCACTACAACGACTCGcatctcaatacatcatctgtggaggacaatTATACCGGCGATCTCCTTGCGGAGTTCACAAGCT attgcatcgagTACGTACGCCGATGCCACAAGTGCTAGACTCATGCCAACCTTATCCATGTTCCGCCCTCGGAGTTGCACTCGATGGCAACGCCATGGCCATTCTCCGcttggggcattga